A window of the Deinococcus gobiensis I-0 genome harbors these coding sequences:
- a CDS encoding sugar transferase, whose translation MTGMRRAVPSPAAHPEGRPVPLALIQGALFLGLSTAFWLALRGLGEAPSQAAESLKLWLLAGLLGLGLDAGRPGRRLLAQDRTLWRWPLASGVVALLLFAVIGSQGARPALLALPLCAVWWGAGLAIRRWHRRWRPWRVGVLGAGTGPARLPDDLLAFGGLRYVPVDPQEEWSPAQLDALLLRPGDRLTEDRQRLIAHAQVTAVPLWPKTQLDEEISGKVAVHLIQSEWLDRTHFRSPYSGIKRVFDVAATLLALPVLLPLAAGVAVTVLLNSGRPVLFWQERVGQGGRPFRIVKFRTMSRDSERSGPAFAQRADLRVTPTGAFLRKFRLDELPQFWNVLRGEMSIIGPRPEQSAFAADFEESIPLYASRHWVRPGITGWAQVNQGYTDNLGQTMEKLRYDFYYIKHLSLRLDLLIVWKTLQTILGGFGAR comes from the coding sequence ATGACCGGTATGCGCCGCGCGGTCCCCTCTCCGGCGGCCCACCCCGAAGGGCGTCCGGTGCCGCTGGCGCTGATCCAGGGCGCACTGTTCCTGGGGCTGAGCACCGCCTTCTGGCTGGCCCTGCGGGGGCTGGGCGAGGCGCCCTCCCAGGCGGCCGAATCCCTGAAGCTCTGGCTGCTCGCGGGCCTGCTGGGCCTGGGACTGGACGCCGGGCGACCGGGGCGGCGCCTGCTGGCCCAGGACCGCACGCTGTGGCGCTGGCCGCTGGCCTCGGGGGTCGTCGCGCTGCTGCTGTTCGCCGTCATCGGCAGCCAGGGCGCGCGGCCGGCGCTGCTGGCCCTGCCGCTGTGCGCCGTCTGGTGGGGTGCGGGCCTGGCGATCCGGCGCTGGCACCGCCGCTGGCGGCCCTGGCGGGTGGGCGTGCTGGGAGCCGGAACCGGGCCGGCCCGGCTGCCGGACGACCTGCTGGCTTTCGGGGGCCTGCGCTACGTGCCCGTCGATCCCCAGGAGGAATGGTCGCCCGCGCAGCTCGACGCCCTGCTGCTGCGGCCCGGCGACCGGCTCACCGAGGACCGCCAGCGCCTCATCGCCCACGCCCAGGTGACGGCGGTGCCGCTGTGGCCCAAGACCCAGCTCGACGAGGAGATCAGCGGCAAGGTCGCCGTCCACCTCATCCAGAGCGAATGGCTCGACCGGACGCACTTCCGTTCGCCCTACAGCGGGATCAAACGCGTTTTCGACGTGGCCGCGACCCTGCTGGCCCTGCCGGTGCTGCTGCCGCTGGCGGCGGGGGTGGCCGTGACGGTGCTGCTCAACAGTGGCCGGCCGGTGCTGTTCTGGCAGGAACGGGTGGGCCAGGGCGGGCGGCCCTTCCGCATCGTGAAGTTCCGGACGATGAGCCGCGACTCCGAGCGCAGCGGTCCCGCCTTCGCGCAGCGCGCCGACCTGCGCGTGACCCCCACCGGGGCCTTCCTGCGCAAGTTCCGGCTCGACGAGCTGCCGCAGTTCTGGAACGTGCTGCGCGGCGAGATGAGCATCATCGGCCCCCGCCCCGAGCAGTCGGCCTTCGCCGCCGACTTCGAGGAGAGCATCCCGCTCTACGCCTCGCGCCACTGGGTCCGGCCCGGGATCACCGGCTGGGCACAGGTCAACCAGGGCTACACCGACAACCTGGGCCAGACGATGGAGAAGCTGCGCTACGACTTCTACTACATCAAGCACCTGTCGCTGCGGCTGGATCTCCTCATCGTCTGGAAGACCCTCCAGACCATTCTGGGCGGGTTCGGGGCGCGCTGA
- a CDS encoding 2-oxoglutarate dehydrogenase E1 component, with amino-acid sequence MTQSQTMMWGGNAAFIEGLYESYLADPASVDAEWRAYFDGLRGGAADRGHAAVQQKFYELGTQRRGGAVLPVPQGVSGAQQAAGALITAYRVYGHISAHTNPLKMRGLPVVPELTPEYYGLSQADLGETVQDSSYSGPLRDVIGQLQQTYCGSIGFEFSYLPASERAWFQAQIEPGRGRGQYGDAERRRFMSKLNAAEGLELYLKNKYPGVKRFGLEGGESFIPLLDRLIQQAGRVGVKEVVIGMAHRGRLNTLVNIFGKPSSVLFDEFDGKKKLSDNPDVAGDVKYHMGYSSDVRTPGGPMHLALAFNPSHLEIVSPVVHGSVRARQDRRGDTERKQVLPITVHGDAAVSGQGVVMETLNLSRLRGFATGGAVRIVINNQVGFTISDPRDTRSSRYCTDVAKIANAPVLHVNGDDPEAVAFCGDLALAYRQEFGKDVFVDLICFRRNGHNEGDEPRMTQPIMYREIDSHPGTRALYAAQLEQAGVLKAGEGAELVTRFRDQLDRGETVVEEVENLEQSKLAADWSGYTANWQDGVETAVPLEKLNELGQKLASVPEGFKVHRTIERTVMTPRAAMSRGEQPLDWGMGEMLAYASLLDEGYGVRLVGQDSGRGTFVHRHAVLHDQTAQDPMNEEYMALAHLSPDQGRAEVVDSTLSEEAVMAFEYGYSTSEPKALIAWEGQFGDFANGAQAVIDQFISAGESKWQRLSGLTLLLPHGYEGAGPEHSSARLERYLQLCAQKNMQVVVPSSAAQIFHLLRRQVLRPYRKPLIVMTPKSLLRNKLAMSPLAELAEGRFHEVIGDPEVQGARRVVLSSGKLHWELSEARGADREGYAGTALVRLEQLYPFPAEALSAELAKHPGAQVVWAQEEPENQGAWLMIWEDLEKVLADGQTLTHASRARSASTAAGYASVHAREQAAVIAAALGEKVGKGDFEAQVELKPEASAQA; translated from the coding sequence ATGACGCAGTCGCAGACGATGATGTGGGGCGGGAACGCGGCCTTCATCGAGGGCCTCTACGAGAGCTACCTCGCCGATCCGGCCAGTGTGGACGCCGAGTGGCGCGCGTATTTCGACGGTCTGCGCGGCGGCGCGGCCGACCGGGGACACGCGGCCGTGCAGCAGAAGTTCTATGAGCTGGGCACCCAGCGCCGGGGCGGGGCCGTGCTGCCCGTGCCCCAGGGGGTCAGTGGCGCCCAGCAGGCGGCGGGCGCGCTGATCACCGCCTACCGCGTGTACGGGCACATCAGCGCCCACACCAACCCGCTGAAGATGCGCGGGCTGCCGGTGGTCCCCGAGCTGACGCCCGAGTACTACGGGCTCTCGCAGGCCGACCTGGGCGAGACCGTGCAGGACAGCAGCTACAGCGGGCCGCTGCGCGACGTGATCGGGCAGCTCCAGCAGACCTACTGCGGCTCCATCGGCTTCGAGTTCAGCTACCTGCCCGCCAGCGAGCGCGCGTGGTTCCAGGCCCAGATCGAGCCGGGGCGCGGGCGCGGCCAGTACGGCGACGCCGAGCGCCGGCGCTTCATGAGCAAGCTCAACGCCGCCGAGGGCCTGGAGCTGTACCTCAAGAACAAGTACCCCGGGGTCAAGCGCTTCGGGCTGGAGGGCGGCGAGAGCTTCATTCCGCTGCTCGACCGCCTGATCCAGCAGGCCGGGCGCGTGGGCGTCAAGGAAGTCGTCATCGGGATGGCTCACCGTGGCCGCCTGAACACGCTGGTCAACATCTTCGGCAAGCCCAGCAGCGTGCTGTTCGACGAGTTCGACGGCAAGAAGAAGCTGAGCGACAACCCCGACGTGGCCGGCGACGTGAAGTACCACATGGGCTACTCCAGCGACGTGCGCACGCCCGGCGGGCCGATGCACCTCGCGCTGGCCTTCAACCCCAGCCATCTGGAGATCGTCTCGCCGGTCGTCCACGGCAGCGTGCGCGCCCGCCAGGACCGCCGGGGCGACACCGAGCGCAAGCAGGTGCTGCCCATCACCGTGCACGGCGACGCGGCCGTGTCGGGTCAGGGCGTCGTCATGGAGACGCTCAACCTCTCGCGCCTGCGCGGCTTCGCCACCGGCGGCGCGGTGCGCATCGTGATCAACAACCAGGTCGGCTTCACCATCTCCGACCCGCGCGACACCCGCTCCAGCCGCTACTGTACCGACGTCGCCAAGATCGCCAACGCGCCCGTGCTGCACGTCAACGGCGACGACCCCGAGGCCGTGGCGTTCTGCGGCGACCTCGCGCTGGCCTACCGCCAGGAGTTCGGCAAGGACGTGTTCGTCGATCTGATCTGCTTCCGGCGCAACGGCCACAACGAGGGCGACGAGCCGCGCATGACGCAGCCGATCATGTACCGCGAGATCGACTCGCACCCCGGCACGCGCGCGCTGTACGCCGCGCAGCTGGAGCAGGCGGGCGTGCTGAAGGCCGGCGAGGGGGCCGAACTCGTGACCCGCTTCCGTGACCAGCTCGACCGGGGCGAGACGGTCGTCGAGGAGGTCGAGAACCTCGAACAGAGCAAGCTCGCCGCCGACTGGTCGGGCTACACCGCCAACTGGCAGGACGGCGTGGAGACGGCCGTGCCGCTGGAAAAGCTCAACGAATTGGGCCAGAAGCTCGCCAGCGTCCCTGAGGGCTTCAAGGTGCACCGCACCATTGAGCGCACCGTCATGACCCCGCGCGCCGCCATGAGCCGGGGCGAGCAGCCCCTGGACTGGGGCATGGGCGAGATGCTGGCCTACGCCTCGCTGCTCGACGAGGGTTACGGCGTGCGGCTGGTCGGCCAGGACTCGGGGCGCGGCACCTTCGTGCACCGCCACGCCGTGCTGCACGACCAGACCGCGCAGGACCCCATGAACGAGGAGTACATGGCGCTGGCGCACCTGTCGCCGGATCAGGGCCGCGCCGAAGTCGTGGACTCGACCCTTTCGGAAGAGGCGGTCATGGCCTTCGAGTACGGCTACTCGACCTCGGAACCCAAGGCGCTCATCGCCTGGGAAGGCCAGTTCGGGGACTTCGCCAACGGCGCGCAGGCGGTCATCGACCAGTTCATCTCGGCGGGCGAGAGCAAGTGGCAGCGCCTCAGCGGCCTCACGCTGCTGCTGCCGCACGGCTACGAGGGCGCCGGCCCCGAGCACTCCAGCGCCCGCCTGGAGCGCTACCTCCAGCTGTGCGCCCAGAAGAACATGCAGGTCGTGGTGCCCAGCAGCGCCGCGCAGATCTTCCACCTGCTGCGCCGGCAGGTGCTGCGGCCCTACCGCAAGCCCCTCATCGTGATGACGCCCAAGAGCCTGCTGCGCAACAAGCTCGCCATGAGCCCGCTTGCCGAACTGGCCGAGGGCCGTTTCCACGAGGTCATCGGCGACCCCGAAGTGCAGGGCGCGCGCCGCGTGGTCCTGAGCAGCGGCAAGCTGCACTGGGAACTCAGCGAGGCGCGCGGCGCCGATCGGGAAGGCTACGCGGGCACGGCCCTCGTGCGCCTGGAACAGCTCTACCCCTTCCCGGCCGAGGCCCTGAGCGCCGAGCTCGCCAAGCACCCCGGCGCGCAGGTCGTCTGGGCGCAGGAAGAACCCGAGAACCAGGGCGCGTGGCTGATGATCTGGGAAGACCTGGAGAAGGTCCTCGCCGACGGCCAGACCCTCACGCACGCCAGCCGCGCCCGCAGCGCGAGCACGGCGGCCGGGTACGCCAGCGTGCACGCCCGCGAGCAGGCGGCCGTCATCGCCGCCGCCCTGGGCGAGAAGGTCGGCAAGGGCGACTTCGAGGCCCAGGTCGAACTGAAGCCCGAGGCGAGCGCGCAGGCCTGA
- the odhB gene encoding 2-oxoglutarate dehydrogenase complex dihydrolipoyllysine-residue succinyltransferase gives MADIKVPVFSESVSEGTLLTWHKKPGEAVTRGEVLAEIETDKVVLEVTAQQDGVLTGIAKQEGDTVLSEEVLGTVGEAGSAPAPAPAAAVSADPAAGPVSGEAPAQAAGNEATRRDDLSPAVRKIVAEQNLDPAQIPATGPKGNITKADAVVAAQGGLTYQGPQDAAKPAGMQPAPAAQAPQAAAPAPLPQGPRPEERVPMTRIRQRIAERLKDVQNTAALLTTFNEVNMQPAMDLRKKYQDQFVAKHGVKLGFMSLFVRAATEALKAFPVVNASVDGKDVIYHGYYDIGIAVASDRGLVVPILRDTEQLSLAAIEKGIAGYAQKAKSGKLTLDDMSGGTFSITNGGTFGSMMSTPIINAPQSAILGMHNIIERPIAQKGQVVIAPMMYIALSYDHRIIDGKEAVQFLVMIKNLLEDPARMLLEL, from the coding sequence ATGGCGGACATCAAGGTTCCTGTTTTTTCCGAGTCGGTCAGTGAGGGCACCCTCCTGACCTGGCACAAGAAGCCCGGTGAAGCCGTGACGCGCGGCGAAGTGCTGGCCGAAATCGAGACCGACAAGGTCGTGCTGGAAGTCACGGCCCAGCAAGACGGCGTCCTGACGGGCATCGCCAAGCAGGAAGGCGACACGGTGCTCAGCGAGGAAGTGCTGGGCACGGTGGGCGAGGCGGGCAGCGCCCCGGCTCCGGCCCCTGCCGCCGCCGTCAGCGCCGACCCGGCCGCCGGCCCCGTCTCGGGCGAGGCCCCGGCGCAGGCTGCCGGCAACGAGGCGACGCGCCGCGACGACCTCTCGCCCGCCGTGCGCAAGATCGTGGCCGAGCAGAACCTCGACCCCGCCCAGATTCCGGCGACCGGCCCCAAGGGCAACATCACCAAGGCCGACGCCGTGGTGGCGGCCCAGGGTGGCCTGACCTACCAGGGCCCGCAGGACGCCGCCAAGCCGGCCGGGATGCAGCCCGCCCCCGCCGCCCAGGCCCCGCAGGCCGCCGCGCCCGCGCCGCTGCCCCAGGGCCCCCGCCCCGAGGAGCGTGTGCCCATGACGCGCATCCGCCAGCGCATCGCCGAGCGCCTCAAGGACGTGCAGAACACCGCCGCCCTGCTGACCACCTTCAACGAGGTGAACATGCAGCCCGCGATGGACCTGCGCAAGAAGTACCAGGACCAGTTCGTGGCCAAGCACGGCGTCAAGCTCGGGTTCATGAGCCTGTTCGTGCGCGCGGCGACCGAGGCCCTCAAGGCCTTCCCGGTGGTCAACGCGAGCGTGGACGGCAAGGACGTCATCTACCACGGCTACTACGACATCGGCATCGCGGTCGCCAGTGACCGAGGCCTGGTCGTGCCGATCCTGCGCGACACCGAGCAGCTCAGCCTCGCGGCCATCGAGAAGGGCATCGCCGGCTACGCCCAGAAGGCCAAGAGCGGCAAGCTCACCCTCGACGACATGTCGGGCGGCACGTTCAGCATCACCAACGGCGGCACCTTCGGCTCGATGATGAGCACCCCCATCATCAACGCGCCGCAGAGCGCCATCCTGGGTATGCACAACATCATCGAGCGCCCCATCGCCCAGAAGGGTCAGGTCGTGATCGCCCCGATGATGTACATCGCCCTGAGCTACGACCACCGCATCATCGACGGCAAGGAAGCGGTGCAGTTCCTCGTGATGATCAAGAACCTGCTCGAAGACCCGGCGCGCATGCTGCTGGAGCTGTAA